A stretch of the Sorangium aterium genome encodes the following:
- a CDS encoding RNA polymerase sigma factor, whose product MKTMALLMPFFFARGAERAQDAEEDLVERLRRGDAAAVGEAYDKHYGAVRGFARRLTGDDASAEDLAHDVFLSLPQAAQRFRGGSSLKTFLIAIAVNHARHHLRSAARRRAAMERLALEPDEEQASSPEREAGRAALAQALNRALDALPTAQRVAFVLCEVEERSAREASEIMGVPEATVRTRLFHAKQKLRTLLEERAP is encoded by the coding sequence ATGAAGACCATGGCGCTCCTCATGCCGTTCTTCTTCGCCCGCGGCGCCGAGCGCGCGCAGGACGCGGAGGAGGACCTCGTCGAGCGGCTGCGGCGCGGGGACGCCGCGGCGGTCGGCGAGGCGTACGACAAGCACTACGGCGCTGTGCGCGGGTTCGCCCGCCGCCTCACCGGCGACGACGCGTCCGCCGAGGACCTGGCCCACGACGTCTTCCTCAGCCTGCCGCAGGCCGCGCAGCGGTTCCGCGGCGGCTCGTCGCTCAAGACGTTCCTCATCGCGATCGCGGTCAACCACGCCCGCCACCACCTCCGCTCGGCGGCGCGGCGCCGCGCGGCCATGGAGCGGCTCGCCCTGGAGCCGGACGAGGAGCAGGCGTCGAGCCCCGAGCGGGAGGCCGGCCGCGCCGCGCTCGCCCAGGCCCTGAACCGCGCCCTCGACGCGCTGCCGACGGCGCAGCGCGTGGCGTTCGTGCTCTGCGAGGTCGAGGAGCGCAGCGCGCGGGAGGCATCCGAGATCATGGGCGTGCCCGAGGCCACCGTGCGCACGCGGCTGTTCCACGCCAAGCAGAAGCTCCGGACGCTGCTGGAAGAGAGGGCGCCGTGA
- a CDS encoding LA_2272 family surface repeat-containing protein, producing the protein MNTPALAPLPAPPRGSPRGDRKTSARGAGLRAGVLLLHALAAAGALAAVTAPPAPALAEEPSASGVDLVVDGAPWTLDPDAVRAAIGSELGAGVTLAPAATAGRPTLVLRGEPDGRVTLSYSAADGRRIERTIDVPAEPDRAAEAIALLAGNLVRDEAAELAAAFGKRPPEAPPAAQPETAARPAPPAAGEKSAPPRGARPAQAGRGAQAARAAAPKPPRCALPGAKAVLLGADVLPLVGTSTFDGTNVVRRYSLNLIAGYTAGVAGLELGLGVNIASSFLCGAQLSSVANLVLGPARGAQITMGLNVAGSLQGAQVGSLNVAAGPVTGAQGGVFNVAIGAVDGAQLGAANVAAGASIDLQVGMANVAVSDATDVQVGVANVAAGAATDVQVGVANVAAGKSTGTQISVANVAAGESTGLQIGLLNVATGKVGGAQIGLVNYADESPFSLGLFNFIRKGRLHVDVWGLESGIVVAGLKNGSDHIHNIYGVGLRTIGNRPLLVSALGLGGRISIHQRAYIDLDVLGYTLHEPSTLKPAATIAQARALLGFRLFPELAIFGGPSVNVAFSGTPKDAQLSPYGSAPLGSDASSTERAWPGVVLGVQAF; encoded by the coding sequence ATGAACACACCCGCCCTCGCACCTCTCCCCGCGCCGCCGCGGGGCTCGCCGCGCGGTGACCGGAAGACGTCCGCGCGCGGCGCAGGCCTCCGCGCGGGCGTCCTCCTTCTGCATGCGCTCGCGGCGGCGGGCGCGCTCGCCGCGGTCACCGCGCCTCCCGCGCCTGCGCTCGCCGAGGAGCCGAGCGCCTCGGGCGTCGATCTCGTCGTCGACGGCGCGCCGTGGACGCTCGATCCCGACGCGGTGCGCGCCGCCATCGGGAGCGAGCTCGGCGCCGGCGTGACGCTGGCCCCCGCGGCGACCGCCGGGCGCCCCACGCTCGTCCTTCGCGGCGAGCCCGACGGCCGCGTCACGCTGAGCTACAGCGCCGCGGACGGCCGCCGCATCGAGCGCACCATCGACGTCCCCGCGGAGCCCGATCGCGCCGCCGAGGCGATCGCCCTGCTCGCGGGCAACCTCGTCCGGGACGAGGCGGCGGAGCTCGCGGCGGCGTTCGGCAAGCGCCCGCCCGAGGCCCCGCCCGCCGCGCAGCCGGAGACCGCGGCGCGCCCGGCGCCGCCCGCTGCAGGCGAGAAGTCCGCGCCTCCCCGCGGCGCGCGCCCCGCGCAGGCCGGACGCGGCGCGCAGGCCGCGCGCGCCGCGGCCCCGAAGCCTCCTCGGTGCGCGCTCCCCGGCGCGAAGGCCGTCCTCCTCGGCGCCGACGTCCTCCCGCTCGTCGGCACCTCGACCTTCGACGGCACGAACGTCGTCCGCCGCTACTCGCTGAACCTCATCGCCGGGTACACGGCGGGCGTCGCGGGCCTCGAGCTCGGCCTCGGCGTCAACATCGCGTCGTCGTTCCTGTGCGGCGCGCAGCTCTCGTCCGTCGCCAACCTCGTGCTCGGTCCGGCGCGCGGCGCGCAGATCACGATGGGGCTCAACGTCGCCGGCTCGCTCCAGGGCGCGCAGGTCGGCTCGCTCAACGTCGCCGCAGGTCCGGTCACGGGCGCGCAGGGCGGCGTGTTCAACGTCGCCATCGGCGCCGTGGACGGGGCGCAGCTCGGCGCGGCCAACGTCGCGGCGGGCGCCTCGATCGACCTGCAGGTCGGCATGGCCAACGTCGCCGTGAGCGACGCGACCGACGTGCAGGTCGGCGTGGCCAACGTCGCCGCGGGCGCAGCGACCGACGTGCAGGTCGGCGTCGCCAACGTGGCCGCGGGCAAGTCGACCGGCACGCAGATCAGCGTGGCCAACGTGGCAGCGGGCGAGTCGACAGGCCTGCAGATCGGGCTCCTGAACGTCGCGACCGGCAAGGTGGGGGGCGCGCAGATCGGCCTCGTCAACTACGCCGACGAATCGCCGTTCTCGCTCGGGCTGTTCAACTTCATCCGCAAGGGCCGCCTGCACGTCGACGTCTGGGGGCTCGAGTCCGGCATCGTGGTGGCCGGCCTCAAGAACGGGAGCGACCACATCCACAACATCTACGGCGTCGGCCTTCGCACGATCGGCAACCGCCCTCTCCTGGTCTCCGCGCTCGGCCTGGGCGGCCGCATCTCCATCCACCAGCGCGCCTATATCGACCTCGACGTGCTCGGGTACACGCTCCACGAGCCCTCGACGCTCAAGCCCGCGGCCACGATCGCGCAGGCGCGCGCGCTCCTCGGCTTCCGCCTCTTCCCGGAGCTCGCGATCTTCGGAGGCCCCAGCGTCAACGTCGCGTTCAGCGGCACCCCGAAGGACGCCCAGCTCAGCCCCTACGGCAGCGCCCCCCTCGGCTCCGACGCCAGCAGCACCGAGCGCGCCTGGCCCGGCGTCGTGCTCGGCGTCCAGGCGTTCTGA